AGTCACGGTATATAATGCCGTTTTTATGGTTTTCGATTTCCAAAATACCGCTTTGTGGATAAAGGATAGAGTTCAATGCGCAGTCATTATTGTGGAGACATTAATACGTCTCATCTAGGTCAAGAAGTTACTTTAGTTGGTTGGGTTAACCGTAGTCGAGATTTAGGCGGAGTTGTATTTCTAGACTTACGCGATAGAGAAGGGCTGGTTCAAGTTGTGTATAACCCAGATCTAAAAGACGTTTTTGATATAGCGAGCACATTACGCAGTGAATTTTGTGTTCAAGTTAAAGGTGTCGTTAACGCTCGTCCTGATAGCCAAGTCAATTCGCAAATGAAAACAGGTGCAATTGAAATTTTGGGTACCCAACTGACCGTTATTAATGCTTCAGCACCGTTACCATTAAGCATGGATAATTATCAAAATAACAGCGAAGAACAACGTTTAAAATACCGCTATTTAGATTTACGTCGTCCAGAAATGGCTGAGCGTCTTATCTTTCGTGCCAAAGTGACTAGCTCTGTTCGTCGCTTTTTAGACAGTAATGGCTTTTTAGATATCGAAACGCCTATTTTGACTAAAGCCACCCCAGAAGGCGCGCGTGACTATTTAGTGCCAAGCCGGACTTATAAAGGTCAATTTTTTGCTTTACCTCAATCACCACAGCTGTTCAAACAGTTACTAATGATGTCTGGTTTTGACCGCTACTATCAAATTGTTAAATGTTTCCGTGATGAAGATTTACGTGCAGATCGCCAACCTGAATTTACGCAAATCGATATCGAAACGTCATTCATGTCAGCTGAACAAGTCATGGAAAAAACTGAGCAAATGATGCGCGGTTTATTTCAAGATTTATTGAATGTTGATTTAGGCGAATTTCCACGTATGACTTACGCTGAAGCCATGAAGCGTTATGGTTCTGATAAACCGGATTTGCGTAATCCGCTTGAGTTAGTTGATATTGCCGATTTAGTCAAAGATGTCGAGTTTGCGGTATTTAATGGCCCAGCAAATGATGTTGAAGGTCGCGTAGCTGCATTACGTATTCCAGCTGGTGCTTCTTTATCACGTAAGCAAATTGACGATTATACTAAGTACGCCGGTATTTATGGTGCTAAAGGCTTAGCATGGATGAAGATAAATGACTTAGCGGCCGGCATTGAAGGTATTCAATCTCCTGTACTTAAGTTTTTAACCGAATCGATCGTCAACGATATTATCAACCGTACTGGCGCACAAACAGGCGATATTATTTTATTTGGTGCAGATAAAGCCAATGTCGTAGCTGAAGCCATGGGCGCATTACGTATAAAAGCCGGTGAAGATTTCAAACTTCTTGAAGGTCAATGGCGCCCAATGTGGGTCATTGACTTCCCAATGTTTGAAAAAATAAATGGTGGTTTCCACGCTGTTCATCATCCTTTTACCGCGCCTCGTGGTATTAGCGCAGAACAGTTAGCTGCCGATCCTGCAGCAGCGATTTCAGATGCTTACGACAT
This region of Shewanella livingstonensis genomic DNA includes:
- the aspS gene encoding aspartate--tRNA ligase; translation: MRSHYCGDINTSHLGQEVTLVGWVNRSRDLGGVVFLDLRDREGLVQVVYNPDLKDVFDIASTLRSEFCVQVKGVVNARPDSQVNSQMKTGAIEILGTQLTVINASAPLPLSMDNYQNNSEEQRLKYRYLDLRRPEMAERLIFRAKVTSSVRRFLDSNGFLDIETPILTKATPEGARDYLVPSRTYKGQFFALPQSPQLFKQLLMMSGFDRYYQIVKCFRDEDLRADRQPEFTQIDIETSFMSAEQVMEKTEQMMRGLFQDLLNVDLGEFPRMTYAEAMKRYGSDKPDLRNPLELVDIADLVKDVEFAVFNGPANDVEGRVAALRIPAGASLSRKQIDDYTKYAGIYGAKGLAWMKINDLAAGIEGIQSPVLKFLTESIVNDIINRTGAQTGDIILFGADKANVVAEAMGALRIKAGEDFKLLEGQWRPMWVIDFPMFEKINGGFHAVHHPFTAPRGISAEQLAADPAAAISDAYDMVLNGCELGGGSVRIHNAEMQSTVFGILGIEAEEAQEKFGFLLEALRYGTPPHAGLAFGLDRIIMLMTGASSIRDVMAFPKTTTAACPLTNAPGFANPVQLAELGIAVVEKVKTAE